One segment of Balaenoptera ricei isolate mBalRic1 chromosome 8, mBalRic1.hap2, whole genome shotgun sequence DNA contains the following:
- the LOC132370170 gene encoding LOW QUALITY PROTEIN: olfactory receptor 56A1-like (The sequence of the model RefSeq protein was modified relative to this genomic sequence to represent the inferred CDS: inserted 2 bases in 1 codon; substituted 2 bases at 2 genomic stop codons) produces the protein MASPSNYSTAPVSEFLLICFPNYQIXQHWLSLPLSLLFFLAMGASATLLITIQLEASLQEPMHYLLSLLSLLDMVFCLIVIRKVLAIFWFDLRSINFSACFLQMFIMNSFLAMESCTFMVTAYDCYMAICHPLRYPSIITNHFVAKASVFVVIXNALLTVPIPILSAQLLYCGKNVIENCICANLCXQLSCDNFTLNRIYQSVTGWTLLGSDFILIFISYIFILRAVLKFKAEGAAVKAMSTCGSHFILILFFSTILLVVVLTNVARKSVPMDILILLNVLHHLISLALNPIVYRVQTKEIKQGIQKLLQRGMLICKIDF, from the exons ATGGCATCACCCAGCAACTACTCCACTGCTCCAGTCTCTGAATTCCTCCTCATCTGCTTCCCTAACTATCAGATTTAGCAGCACTGGCTGTCCCTACCCCTCAGCCTCCTCTTCTTTCTGGCCATGGGGGCCAGCGCCACCCTTCTGATCACTATCCAGCTGGAGGCCTCTCTGCAGGAGCCCATGCACTACCTGCtcagcctcctctccctcctggatATGGTGTTCTGTCTCATTGTCATCCGCAAGGTCCTGGCCATCTTCTGGTTTGACCTCAGGTCCATCAACTTCTCTGCCTGTTTCCTCCAGATGTTCATCATGAATAGTTTCCTCGCCATGGAGTCCTGCACATTCATGGTCACAGCCTATGACTGCTACATGGCCATCTGCCATCCACTGAGGTACCCATCCATCATCACTAACCACTTTGTGGCCAAGGCTAGTGTCTTCGTTGTCATATAAAATGCCCTTCTCACTGTACCCATTCCCATTCTCTCTGCCCAGCTCCTCTACTGTGGGAAAAATGTCATTGAGAACTGCATCTGTGCCAACCTGTG CCAGCTCTCCTGTGACAATTTCACCCTGAACAGAATCTACCAATCTGTAACTGGTTGGACCTTACTAGGCTCAGATTTCATCCTCATCTTCATCTCCTACATCTTCATCCTAAGAGCTGTGCTCAAGTTCAAGGCTGAGGGGGCTGCAGTCAAGGCTATGAGCACGTGTGGCTCCCACTTCATCCTCATCCTCTTCTTCAGCACCATCCTGCTGGTTGTGGTGTTGACAAATGTGGCCAGAAAGAGCGTCCCCATGGACATCCTCATCCTGCTCAATGTTCTTCACCACCTCATATCCCTTGCCTTGAACCCTATTGTATACAGGGTTCAAACCAAAGAGATAAAACAAGGAATTCAGAAATTGCTGCAGAGAGGGATgttaatatgtaaaatagatttctaa